A genome region from Brassica oleracea var. oleracea cultivar TO1000 chromosome C2, BOL, whole genome shotgun sequence includes the following:
- the LOC106323966 gene encoding uncharacterized protein LOC106323966, translated as MGPYSAILCEATTGTCWDFAFYRSEAGHQIHDLEESDSEPEPEKEEPEKTAAESYITAYLEQMFSKRFDAMQSMVERLPGVGPPIRRRNHDSYTDTPFAEEIASVEMPRKFSFPRIKMYDGTGDPDDHIAQYKQRMLAVVLPKESREATMCKGFGSTLIGPALQWYINLPTRSISSFTDLSDNFVEYFASSRSLEKTSDGLYEIRQHRVEPLRDFISRFIEEKVAVPVCSIPTAISAFKRGLLPDRGLYKELTMYPCKTMEDVISRAWAHVKWEEDVASRAKAQPKQVQKSTRSDWGDREETSSQKGSKDSGSRNRGRLRHPEDRIEVNELLQKGHLREFLSEKAKAHLSKEASGKSKRDAPSSPPRQNRVIHVISGGSEVSGVSHAAAKKSTRNAKHSLETTQPKRLLLGTDEISFTAKEQEKILAPPHDALVVSLTIANCLVKRILVDNGSSSNIIFLTAYQDLGLEENTLTRKVTQLIGFSGEVKQTIGEIVLPESAEGINLSTKFLVVDCQSAYNMILGRPGIHNMGAVPSTLHQIVKFPTPWGIRAIRGDQKNSRSCYQTTLKG; from the exons ATGGGACCGTATTCTGCCATCCTATGTGAGGCCACTACCGGTACCTGTTGGGATTTTGCATTCTACCGCTCAGAAGCTGGTCACCAGATCCACGACCTAGAGGAAAGTGATTCCGAACCTGAACCTGAGAAAGAAGAACCCGAGAAGACGGCAGCCGAGTCTTACATAACCGCCTATCTGGAGCAGATGTTTTCCAAGAGGTTCGACGCCATGCAATCCATGGTGGAACGTTTACCAGGAGTAGGTCCCCCAATCCGGAGGAGAAACCACGACTCGTACACAGATACTCCCTTCGCGGAGGAGATCGCCTCAGTCGAGATGCCTCGAAAATTCTCCTTCCCCAGAATCAAGATGTACGATGGCACCGGAGACCCCGACGATCATATCGCACAATATAAACAGAGGATGCTAGCGGTTGTGCTCCCCAAGGAGTCCCGTGAGGCTACCATGTGTAAAGGGTTCGGCTCCACTCTAATTGGACCCGCCTTGCAATGGTATATCAATCTCCCTACCAGGTCCATCTCTTCCTTTACCGACCTGAGCGACAATTTCGTAGAATATTTCGCGAGTAGCAGGAGCCTGGAGAAGACTTCAGACGGTCTCTACGAGATCCGCCAGCATCGAGTAGAACCCCTGCGGGACTTCATATCCCGTTTCATTGAAGAGAAGGTAGCGGTCCCTGTATGCAGCATCCCTACCGCAATCTCTGCCTTCAAGAGAGGCCTACTTCCAGACCGAGGGCTCTACAAAGAGCTAACCATGTACCCTTGCAAAACCATGGAGGATGTGATATCCCGAGCATGGGCACATGTGAAGTGGGAAGAGGACGTCGCTAGCCGTGCCAAGGCTCAACCCAAACAGGTTCAGAAGTCCACCAGATCAGATTGGGGAGACCGAGAAGAAACATCCTCCCAAAAGGGATCCAAGGACTCCGGAAGCAGGAACCGGGGCAG ACTGCGACACCCTGAAGATCGGATCGAGGTCAACGAACTGCTCCAAAAGGGGCATCTCCGAGAATTCCTTTCAGAGAAAGCCAAGGCTCATCTTAGCAAAGAAGCATCAGGGAAATCCAAACGGGACGCACCAAGCTCACCACCTCGCCAGAACCGGGTGATTCATGTCATCTCAGGAGGCTCTGAAGTAAGTGGCGTGAGTCATGCAGCTGCGAAGAAGAGCACCCGTAATGCTAAACACAGCCTAGAGACTACTCAACCTAAACGCCTACTTCTAGGTACCGACGAGATAAGCTTCACAGCCAAGGAGCAAGAGAAGATATTAGCTCCCCCCCATGACGCTCTAGTTGTCTCTCTCACCATAGCGAACTGTTTGGTGAAAAGAATACTAGTAGACAACGGGTCCTCCAGCAATATCATCTTCCTGACGGCGTACCAAGACTTAGGGTTAGAGGAGAATACCCTGACGCGCAAAGTAACCCAACTCATCGGGTTCAGCGGCGAGGTCAAGCAAACCATTGGGGAGATTGTTCTGCCAGAATCTGCTGAAGGGATCAACCTATCTACCAAATTCCTGGTCGTGGACTGCCAATCGGCATACAACATGATCTTAGGACGACCCGGGATTCACAACATGGGAGCAGTCCCCTCAACCCTCCATCAAATAGTGAAGTTCCCTACACCCTGGGGCATCAGAGCAATCCGAGGAGACCAGAAGAATTCTAGGTCCTGCTACCAGACCACCTTAAAAGGGTAG